Within the Helicobacter ibis genome, the region CTTTTAAGTCTGCTATCACCTGCACTTCGTATTAAGCTCATGGCTTACTCCTTTTTTGTCTAGCATTGTATGGGTTTTATTTTGCAATTGTAAGGGATAGATTGTTTTAGTCCTTATTTGCAATTCTTGCTTTTTGTATAATCTTTATTTTAGGAGTTTTTATGGAATATGTAGAGTTTATAAAGCTAATGCTAAGTGATGGGAGTTTTAATTCTGGAGTTTTGGTTGGGTTTATTTTTGGTTGCTTTTGTATGGGGTGGCATAAGGATAAAGAAATAAAAAACAGATGGAGAGAAATAGAAGATAAAAATGAACAACTAGACAAAGCAGAAAGAAGAAGGGTTGAAGAGCTAGAAGATAAA harbors:
- a CDS encoding coiled-coil domain-containing protein; this encodes MEYVEFIKLMLSDGSFNSGVLVGFIFGCFCMGWHKDKEIKNRWREIEDKNEQLDKAERRRVEELEDKRKEIKELKEEIASLKIALSAREFKS